Proteins encoded by one window of Streptomyces sp. NBC_01477:
- a CDS encoding HtaA domain-containing protein, with protein sequence MNARTRSRRVALATAVVIAGGAAALGLPALATAAGPPTLPLTGGTFDWGVKQSFRSYVTGPAAGTITTADGASANANGTFHFTGGTGSYDTATHAVTVGFHGSVEFVSAPHGFDIKLADLKVTTAGTTGTLTADVTAAGSTADDVAFAALDLSAVRPGSGADGAMTFGGIPAKLTAAGAQAFNGMYQEGTALDPADLAVTATAPTTPPTTPPTTPPTTAPTTPPTTPVTTPPTTPATTPPTTAAPEAPATVVDGNLDWGVKESFRSYVTGPVAAGKVELTDGATGTAAGYRFPKGTGSYTADGKVLNAAFSGGVRFLGHLQQGAYALDLKLSDLKVATKGATGTLTADVSSKDLNTGKVTDYDDLAIAALSKVAPVSDGKVVTISAAGAALTADGAKVFSGFYQAGAALDPVTVAVSLAEDAGLPSPPAGTSGGGSAGSGGSGTSGGSTGGDAATIGGTGGGTLAATGAGLPSGTLLGAAGALVLAGAAVTVTAARRRS encoded by the coding sequence ATGAACGCCCGTACCCGCTCCCGCAGAGTCGCGCTGGCGACCGCCGTCGTCATCGCGGGCGGCGCCGCAGCGCTCGGCCTGCCCGCGCTCGCCACCGCCGCAGGACCGCCCACCCTGCCGCTGACCGGCGGCACCTTCGACTGGGGGGTCAAGCAGTCCTTCCGGTCGTACGTCACCGGGCCCGCGGCCGGCACCATCACCACCGCGGACGGCGCGAGCGCCAACGCGAACGGCACCTTCCACTTCACCGGCGGCACCGGCTCGTACGACACCGCCACGCACGCCGTGACCGTCGGCTTCCACGGCAGCGTCGAATTCGTCTCGGCGCCGCACGGCTTCGACATCAAGCTGGCCGACCTGAAGGTGACCACCGCGGGCACCACGGGCACCCTCACCGCCGACGTGACCGCGGCCGGCAGCACCGCGGACGACGTGGCCTTCGCCGCCCTGGACCTGTCGGCGGTACGGCCCGGCAGCGGCGCCGACGGCGCGATGACCTTCGGCGGCATACCGGCGAAGCTGACCGCGGCGGGCGCGCAGGCCTTCAACGGGATGTACCAGGAGGGCACCGCGCTCGACCCGGCCGACCTGGCCGTGACGGCCACCGCCCCGACGACGCCGCCGACCACCCCGCCCACGACCCCGCCGACCACCGCACCCACCACGCCGCCCACCACTCCGGTGACGACCCCGCCGACGACTCCCGCCACGACACCGCCCACCACCGCGGCACCCGAAGCGCCCGCGACCGTCGTGGACGGGAACCTCGACTGGGGCGTCAAGGAGTCCTTCCGCTCGTACGTGACCGGGCCGGTCGCCGCGGGCAAGGTCGAGCTGACGGACGGCGCCACCGGTACGGCGGCCGGCTACCGCTTCCCCAAGGGCACCGGCAGCTACACCGCCGACGGCAAGGTGCTGAACGCGGCCTTCTCCGGCGGCGTCCGCTTCCTCGGCCACCTCCAGCAGGGCGCCTACGCCCTCGACCTGAAGCTGTCCGACCTCAAGGTGGCCACCAAGGGCGCCACCGGCACGCTGACCGCCGACGTGTCGAGCAAGGACCTGAACACCGGCAAGGTCACCGACTACGACGACCTCGCCATCGCCGCGCTCAGCAAGGTCGCCCCGGTCTCCGACGGCAAGGTGGTCACGATCAGCGCGGCCGGCGCGGCCCTCACCGCGGACGGCGCGAAGGTCTTCAGCGGCTTCTACCAGGCGGGCGCCGCTCTCGACCCGGTGACGGTGGCCGTCTCGCTGGCCGAGGACGCGGGGCTGCCCTCTCCCCCGGCCGGTACGTCCGGCGGCGGCTCCGCGGGCTCCGGCGGCTCCGGTACGTCCGGCGGCAGCACGGGTGGTGACGCCGCCACCATCGGCGGCACGGGCGGCGGCACCCTCGCGGCCACGGGCGCCGGCCTGCCGTCCGGCACGCTGCTCGGCGCCGCGGGCGCCCTGGTGCTCGCGGGCGCCGCGGTGACCGTGACGGCCGCCCGCCGCCGCTCCTGA
- the map gene encoding type I methionyl aminopeptidase, which produces MSDQSLLVPGKLSPTRQVPASIPRPEYVGKPGPTPYTGPEVQDAETVDRMRIASRIAARAMEEAAKAVAPGVTTDELDRIAHEYMIGHGAYPSDLGYRGFPKSLCTSLNEVICHGIPDSTVLRDGDIVNLDVTAYIHGVHGDCNATYFVGDVAEESRLLVERTRESLARAIKTVRPGRQINVIGRVIESYAKRFGYGVVRDFTGHGINTSFHSGLIIPHYDDPRATTVMQPGMTFTIEPMLTLGTHEYEVWDDGWTVVTKDRKRTAQFEHTLVVTADGAEILTLP; this is translated from the coding sequence ATGTCTGACCAGTCGCTGCTCGTCCCCGGAAAACTCTCGCCCACCCGGCAGGTGCCCGCCTCGATCCCGCGCCCCGAATACGTGGGGAAGCCGGGGCCGACGCCGTACACCGGTCCGGAGGTCCAGGACGCGGAGACGGTGGACCGGATGCGGATCGCGTCGCGGATCGCGGCGCGGGCGATGGAGGAGGCGGCCAAGGCCGTCGCGCCCGGGGTGACCACGGACGAGCTGGACCGGATCGCGCACGAGTACATGATCGGGCACGGCGCCTACCCGTCGGACCTGGGCTACCGCGGCTTCCCGAAGTCGCTGTGCACCTCGCTCAACGAGGTGATCTGCCACGGCATCCCCGATTCGACGGTCCTGCGCGACGGCGACATCGTGAATCTGGACGTGACCGCGTACATCCACGGGGTGCACGGCGACTGCAACGCCACCTACTTCGTCGGCGACGTCGCCGAGGAGTCGCGGCTGCTGGTGGAGCGCACCCGGGAGTCGCTGGCGCGGGCGATCAAGACGGTGCGGCCCGGGCGGCAGATCAATGTGATCGGCCGGGTCATCGAGTCGTACGCGAAGCGCTTCGGCTACGGAGTGGTGCGGGACTTCACCGGGCACGGCATCAACACGTCCTTCCACTCCGGGCTGATCATCCCGCACTACGACGACCCGCGGGCGACCACCGTGATGCAGCCGGGCATGACCTTCACGATCGAGCCGATGCTGACGCTGGGCACCCACGAGTACGAGGTGTGGGACGACGGCTGGACGGTCGTGACCAAGGACCGCAAGCGCACAGCGCAGTTCGAGCACACGCTGGTCGTCACCGCGGACGGTGCGGAGATCCTGACCCTGCCGTAG
- a CDS encoding biliverdin-producing heme oxygenase, with translation MPAQPFSAVIRDASRQQHTEAENSSFMADLLGGRLGVAAYARYTEQLWFVYRALEEGAAGLAGDPVAGPFVRPELLRLAALERDLGHLLGEDWQERASPLPATARYAARIAETAAEWPAGYVAHHYTRYLGDLSGGQVIRGIAEKTWDITHKGDGVRFYVFEDIANPAAFKRDYRLLLDGLAVDDLERQRVVEECRNAFALNSAVFADLGDAFPRSA, from the coding sequence ATGCCCGCGCAACCCTTCTCCGCCGTCATCCGCGACGCGAGCCGGCAGCAGCACACCGAGGCGGAGAACTCCTCCTTCATGGCCGACCTGCTCGGCGGGCGGCTCGGCGTCGCCGCGTACGCCCGCTACACGGAGCAGTTGTGGTTCGTCTACCGGGCGCTGGAGGAGGGCGCGGCGGGCCTCGCGGGCGATCCGGTGGCCGGACCCTTCGTCCGGCCGGAACTGCTCAGGCTGGCCGCCCTGGAGCGCGACCTCGGGCATCTGCTCGGCGAGGACTGGCAGGAGCGGGCCTCGCCGCTGCCCGCCACCGCCCGCTACGCCGCCCGGATCGCCGAGACCGCGGCCGAGTGGCCGGCGGGCTATGTCGCGCACCACTACACCCGCTATCTGGGCGACCTGTCCGGCGGGCAGGTGATCCGCGGAATAGCCGAGAAGACCTGGGACATCACGCACAAGGGCGACGGCGTCCGCTTCTACGTCTTCGAGGACATCGCCAACCCGGCCGCCTTCAAGCGGGACTACCGGCTGCTGCTTGACGGGCTCGCGGTGGACGACCTGGAGCGGCAGCGGGTCGTCGAGGAGTGCAGGAACGCGTTCGCGCTGAACAGCGCGGTCTTCGCCGATCTGGGCGACGCCTTCCCGCGCAGCGCCTGA
- a CDS encoding phytoene desaturase family protein produces the protein MAYDAVVVGGGHNGLVAAAYLARAGRRVLVVERLGAVGGAAVSSRAFSGLDARLSRYSYLVSLLPRKIVDDLGLDFAVRRRRISSYTPYGGTGLLVDAQDAARTRAGFARLTGGDREYEAWERFYAMTRRVAEAVFPTLTEPLPSRAELERRVGDPDAWSALFERPLGEAVEAAFTDDTVRGIVLTDALIGTFTHAHDPSLRQNRCFLYHVIGGGTGDWDVPVGGMGAFTDALAAAARAAGAEIVTGTEVTAIEADGVRAELTFADGRTVEARDVLVNASPYTLAGLLGEQRPVPAPEGAQLKVNMLLRRLPRLRDTSVDPHEAFAGTFHIAEGYSALQTAYEQAAARRVPDAPPSEIYCHSLTDPSILSPELAGQGTHTLTLFGLHAPARLFAADPAGTKDALLRATLAQLDAVLAEPLADCLALDADGRPCIEAKSPLDLEREVGLPGGHIFHRDLSWPYAEEGAADTMGRWGVGTPYANVYVCGAGAVRGGGVSGVPGHNAAMAVLEKAR, from the coding sequence ATGGCGTATGACGCAGTCGTCGTGGGCGGCGGGCACAACGGACTCGTGGCAGCGGCTTACCTGGCCCGGGCAGGGCGCCGCGTCCTGGTGGTGGAGCGGCTCGGCGCGGTCGGCGGCGCCGCGGTGTCGAGCCGGGCGTTCAGCGGGCTGGACGCCCGCCTCTCCCGGTATTCGTACCTGGTCAGCCTCCTGCCCAGGAAAATCGTGGACGACCTCGGCCTGGACTTCGCGGTCCGGCGCCGCCGGATCTCCTCGTACACCCCGTACGGCGGCACCGGGCTGCTGGTCGACGCGCAGGACGCGGCCAGGACCCGTGCGGGCTTCGCGCGGCTGACCGGGGGCGACCGGGAGTACGAGGCCTGGGAACGCTTTTACGCGATGACGCGCCGGGTGGCGGAAGCCGTTTTCCCGACGCTCACCGAGCCGCTGCCCAGCCGGGCCGAGCTGGAGCGCAGGGTCGGCGACCCGGATGCCTGGTCCGCGCTGTTCGAGCGGCCGCTCGGCGAGGCAGTCGAAGCGGCCTTCACCGACGACACCGTGCGCGGCATCGTGCTGACGGACGCCCTGATCGGCACGTTCACCCACGCGCACGACCCGTCGCTGCGGCAGAACCGCTGCTTCCTCTACCACGTGATCGGCGGCGGCACCGGCGACTGGGACGTGCCGGTGGGCGGCATGGGCGCGTTCACCGACGCACTGGCCGCCGCCGCACGCGCGGCCGGCGCGGAGATCGTCACCGGCACCGAGGTCACCGCGATCGAGGCCGACGGCGTACGCGCGGAGCTGACCTTCGCGGACGGCCGTACCGTCGAGGCGCGGGACGTCCTGGTGAACGCCTCCCCGTACACCCTGGCGGGCCTGCTCGGCGAGCAGCGGCCGGTGCCCGCGCCCGAGGGCGCCCAGCTCAAGGTGAACATGCTGCTGCGCCGGCTGCCGCGGCTGCGGGACACCTCGGTCGACCCGCACGAGGCCTTCGCCGGGACCTTCCACATCGCCGAGGGCTACAGCGCGCTCCAGACGGCGTACGAGCAGGCCGCGGCAAGGCGGGTGCCGGACGCGCCGCCGTCGGAGATCTACTGCCACAGCCTGACCGACCCGTCGATCCTGTCCCCCGAACTGGCCGGGCAGGGCACGCACACGCTGACGCTGTTCGGGCTGCACGCGCCCGCGCGGCTCTTCGCGGCCGACCCGGCGGGCACGAAGGACGCGCTGCTGCGGGCCACCCTGGCGCAACTGGACGCGGTGCTCGCCGAGCCGCTGGCGGACTGCCTGGCCCTGGACGCGGACGGCCGGCCGTGCATCGAGGCGAAGTCGCCGCTGGACCTGGAGCGCGAGGTGGGGCTGCCCGGCGGGCACATCTTCCACCGCGACCTGTCGTGGCCCTACGCGGAGGAGGGCGCGGCGGACACCATGGGGAGGTGGGGCGTCGGCACCCCGTATGCGAACGTCTACGTGTGCGGCGCCGGCGCGGTCCGCGGCGGCGGGGTCAGCGGTGTCCCGGGGCACAATGCGGCGATGGCGGTACTGGAGAAGGCACGATGA
- a CDS encoding GDP-L-fucose synthase family protein has product MTELLPDGARIFVAGHRGLVGSAVVRRLTAEGHHVLARTRAELDLRDAAATAAWLDETRPDAVVLAAARVGGIMANSTYPVQFLEDNLRIQLSVIAGAHAAGVRRLLFLGSSCIYPKFAPQPIREDALLTGPLEPTNEAYALAKIAGIVQVQSYRRQYGAAYISAMPTNLYGPGDNFDLATSHVLPALIRRFHEAERDGAPELTLWGSGTPRREFLHVDDLAAACTLLLRDYDADEPVNVGCGEDLTIRELAETVRDVVGYRGRIGWDTGKPDGTPRKLLDISRLSALGWQPRITLRDGIAAVYGQWRAQAGAEGSAPATGSEPDPGTDETVVAH; this is encoded by the coding sequence ATGACAGAACTACTGCCGGATGGCGCGCGGATCTTCGTCGCGGGCCACCGCGGCCTCGTCGGCTCGGCGGTGGTCCGCCGCCTCACCGCCGAGGGCCATCACGTACTGGCCCGCACCCGGGCCGAACTCGACCTGCGGGACGCGGCGGCCACCGCCGCCTGGCTGGACGAGACCCGCCCGGACGCGGTGGTGCTGGCCGCCGCCAGGGTCGGGGGGATCATGGCCAACTCGACGTACCCCGTGCAGTTCCTGGAGGACAACCTGCGGATCCAGCTGAGCGTCATCGCGGGCGCCCACGCGGCCGGGGTGCGGCGGCTGCTGTTCCTCGGCTCGTCGTGCATCTACCCGAAGTTCGCCCCGCAGCCGATCCGCGAGGACGCGCTGCTGACCGGCCCGCTGGAACCGACCAACGAGGCGTACGCGCTGGCGAAGATCGCCGGGATCGTCCAGGTGCAGTCCTACCGCCGGCAGTACGGCGCCGCGTACATCTCGGCGATGCCGACCAACCTCTACGGTCCCGGCGACAACTTCGACCTGGCGACCTCGCATGTCCTGCCGGCGCTGATCCGCCGCTTCCACGAGGCCGAACGGGACGGGGCGCCCGAGCTGACGCTGTGGGGCAGCGGCACCCCGCGCCGCGAATTCCTGCACGTGGACGACCTCGCCGCCGCCTGCACACTGCTGCTGCGCGACTACGACGCCGACGAGCCGGTCAACGTCGGCTGCGGCGAGGACCTGACCATCCGCGAACTCGCCGAAACCGTCAGGGACGTTGTCGGCTACCGCGGCCGGATCGGCTGGGACACCGGCAAGCCCGACGGCACCCCGCGCAAACTGCTCGACATCTCCCGGCTGTCGGCGCTCGGCTGGCAGCCGCGGATCACCCTGCGCGACGGCATCGCCGCCGTCTACGGGCAGTGGCGGGCGCAGGCCGGGGCCGAAGGTTCGGCCCCGGCCACCGGGTCTGAGCCGGACCCGGGCACGGACGAGACGGTGGTCGCGCACTAG
- the corA gene encoding magnesium/cobalt transporter CorA: MKQHRTTAVARRAIGRQWRRGGRWHTLEGGAEGVPEQRRCTADVVVDCAVYEDGCRAASLPPQQALDEARKRGGFAWIGLHQPEAEHLAEIAEVFGLHPLAVEDAVQAHQRPKLERYGDTLFLVLKTIVFVEHERLTATSEVVDTGELMIFLGPDFVVVVRHGSAPGLSRVRKALEARPDMLRHGPAAVLHAITDQVTDDYLDVADAVELDVDTLEADVFSAAHGDDAERIYQLKRELIEFKHAVYPMARPLDRLTEGADGLIGAEMRRYFRDVSDHLSHVKERLLAYSELVDGLLAANLSQLAVQQNVDMRRISAAAAILAIPTMIAGFYGMNFDHMPELRWSFGYPLMLGVTATLSALVYRAFRRYGWL; the protein is encoded by the coding sequence ATGAAGCAGCACAGGACCACGGCGGTAGCCCGGCGCGCGATCGGCCGCCAGTGGCGGCGCGGCGGCCGGTGGCACACCTTGGAGGGCGGCGCGGAGGGTGTGCCCGAGCAGCGGCGCTGCACCGCCGACGTGGTGGTGGACTGCGCGGTCTACGAGGACGGCTGCCGGGCGGCGTCGCTGCCGCCGCAGCAGGCGCTGGACGAGGCGCGCAAGCGCGGCGGCTTCGCGTGGATCGGGCTGCACCAGCCGGAGGCCGAGCACCTGGCGGAGATCGCCGAGGTCTTCGGGCTGCACCCGCTGGCGGTCGAGGACGCGGTGCAGGCGCATCAGCGGCCGAAGCTGGAGCGGTACGGCGACACGCTCTTCCTGGTGCTCAAGACGATCGTCTTCGTGGAGCACGAGCGGCTCACCGCGACGAGCGAGGTCGTGGACACCGGTGAGCTGATGATCTTCCTGGGGCCCGACTTCGTGGTCGTGGTGCGGCACGGCAGCGCGCCGGGCCTCTCCCGGGTGCGCAAGGCGCTGGAGGCCCGCCCCGACATGCTCAGGCACGGCCCCGCGGCCGTGCTGCACGCGATCACCGACCAGGTCACCGACGACTACCTCGACGTCGCGGACGCGGTCGAACTCGACGTGGACACCCTGGAGGCCGACGTCTTCTCCGCCGCCCATGGCGACGACGCCGAGCGGATCTACCAGCTCAAGCGGGAGCTGATCGAGTTCAAGCACGCCGTCTACCCGATGGCCCGCCCCCTGGACCGGCTGACCGAGGGCGCGGACGGGCTGATCGGCGCGGAGATGCGGCGCTACTTCCGTGACGTGTCCGACCACCTGTCGCACGTCAAGGAACGGCTGCTGGCGTACAGCGAACTGGTGGACGGGCTGCTGGCGGCGAATCTCAGCCAGCTCGCCGTGCAGCAGAACGTGGACATGCGGCGGATCAGTGCCGCCGCGGCGATTCTGGCGATCCCGACGATGATCGCCGGCTTCTACGGGATGAACTTCGATCACATGCCGGAGCTGCGGTGGTCGTTCGGCTACCCCCTGATGCTGGGCGTCACAGCCACCCTCTCCGCCCTCGTCTACCGCGCCTTCCGCCGCTACGGCTGGCTCTGA
- a CDS encoding small ribosomal subunit Rsm22 family protein, which yields MPTVPLPDDLRAALADELQSTAPSRASAHVDRLIENYRGATPTAAPILRDAADVAAYAAYRMPATYAAVRAALGAFRLQSGDWTPHTHLDLGGGTGAATWAVADAWQDAAHRSTVLDWSQPALTLGATLAKAADSAAVRDAEWTRQPLGAAAPLPRTDLVTVSYVLGELTAAARESLVTAAAEAAGGAVVVVEPGTPEGYARVIDARDRLIAAGLHVLAPCPHDGRCPVTGDDWCHFAARVQRTALHRQVKGAVLPYEDEKFSYVAAARFPAGPAGARVVRHPQIRKGLVLLDLCRVPAALERTTVSKRHGSTYRAARDTDWGDPWPPADPA from the coding sequence GTGCCTACCGTGCCCCTCCCCGACGATCTGCGCGCGGCTCTCGCCGACGAACTGCAGTCCACCGCCCCGAGCAGGGCGTCCGCACACGTCGATCGGCTGATCGAGAACTATCGCGGCGCGACCCCTACAGCGGCCCCGATCCTGCGCGACGCGGCGGATGTCGCCGCCTATGCCGCGTACCGCATGCCGGCCACCTATGCCGCGGTCCGGGCGGCGCTCGGCGCATTCCGCTTGCAGTCCGGCGACTGGACCCCGCACACACACCTCGACCTCGGCGGCGGGACCGGGGCGGCCACCTGGGCGGTGGCCGACGCCTGGCAGGACGCCGCGCACCGCAGCACCGTGCTCGACTGGTCGCAGCCCGCGCTGACCCTCGGCGCCACCCTGGCGAAGGCCGCGGACTCCGCGGCAGTACGCGACGCCGAGTGGACCCGGCAGCCGCTCGGCGCCGCCGCCCCGCTGCCGCGGACCGATCTGGTCACCGTCTCCTACGTGCTCGGCGAACTCACCGCCGCCGCAAGGGAGTCCCTGGTCACCGCCGCCGCCGAGGCCGCGGGCGGCGCGGTCGTCGTGGTCGAGCCCGGCACCCCCGAGGGGTACGCGCGCGTCATCGACGCGCGCGACCGCCTCATCGCCGCCGGGCTGCACGTCCTCGCGCCCTGCCCGCACGACGGGCGCTGCCCGGTCACCGGCGACGACTGGTGCCACTTCGCGGCGCGGGTGCAGCGCACCGCGCTGCACCGGCAGGTCAAGGGGGCGGTACTGCCGTACGAGGACGAGAAGTTCAGCTACGTGGCCGCCGCGCGCTTTCCGGCGGGCCCCGCGGGGGCGCGGGTGGTCAGGCACCCGCAGATCCGCAAGGGGCTGGTCCTGCTGGACCTCTGCCGGGTGCCGGCGGCGCTGGAGCGTACGACGGTGAGCAAGCGGCACGGTTCCACGTACCGTGCCGCGCGCGACACCGACTGGGGTGACCCCTGGCCCCCGGCTGACCCCGCGTAA
- a CDS encoding bifunctional DNA primase/polymerase, which translates to MAGKSRLSEWVRRRTEGNSGAPRAAEPDLRRDPLVRAAATAGFPVAPAAHPANFGCSCERIGCPIPAVHPVSLAWQTQASTDQDKVDHWLRTDPVANFVTATGIAHDVLDVPAEAGRLAIERLIADGATLGPVAARADRLLFFTETRGNPADEDEWWPCELDCHPETADEHPGIRWHSRGSYVLLPPSRLPSGLTVEWLPQHGPDLPLPDPLPVLDVLADACAQFAYEPERVPATWLR; encoded by the coding sequence ATGGCAGGCAAGAGCAGGTTGTCCGAGTGGGTGCGCCGCCGTACGGAAGGCAATTCGGGTGCCCCCCGGGCAGCGGAGCCGGACCTGCGCCGAGACCCTCTGGTCAGAGCTGCCGCCACCGCCGGCTTCCCGGTCGCGCCCGCCGCGCACCCCGCCAACTTCGGCTGTTCCTGTGAGCGCATCGGCTGTCCGATTCCGGCCGTCCACCCGGTGTCGCTGGCCTGGCAGACCCAGGCGAGCACCGACCAGGACAAGGTCGACCACTGGCTGCGCACCGACCCGGTGGCCAACTTCGTGACCGCCACCGGCATCGCGCACGACGTCCTGGACGTCCCGGCGGAGGCCGGCCGGCTCGCCATCGAGCGGCTGATCGCCGACGGCGCCACGCTCGGCCCGGTCGCCGCCCGCGCCGACCGGCTGCTGTTCTTCACCGAGACCCGCGGCAATCCCGCCGACGAGGACGAGTGGTGGCCCTGCGAGCTGGACTGCCACCCCGAGACCGCCGACGAGCACCCCGGTATCCGCTGGCACTCCCGCGGCAGCTACGTGCTCCTGCCGCCGTCCCGGCTCCCCTCGGGCCTCACTGTCGAGTGGCTGCCCCAGCACGGCCCCGACCTGCCGCTCCCGGACCCGCTCCCGGTGCTGGACGTCCTCGCCGACGCCTGCGCCCAGTTCGCCTACGAGCCCGAGCGCGTACCGGCCACCTGGCTGCGCTGA
- a CDS encoding sugar transferase: protein MPTAVVLHAGAQPHPLLCGLAAAVAWPAVRAARRRYAAGALGESRGSRPVLGDWLVLLGVLAVLRTAFGETVPASFALAGLAWAPLLTAVCRKVTYHRLIAARREAQAVRRVLVIGEPGAADHVVGHLAARTEHAYVVVGVVPVGGAKLECGAPVTERLGVLDPAGPRDDAVVVLRAAREHSAEMVLVAPGARLSAERLRRLSWCLHDEGLPVALLPGLVDVQVRRVSLDAPAGLVVLHIAPPVTRGVQVGLKAAFDRIGAAFGLLLLAPLFCVVAATIRITSPGPAFHRQVRCGQHRTPFTMWKFRTMVADAEARKAELERTGANEHDGLMFKMRRDPRVTAVGRLLRRCSLDELPQLVNVLRGEMSLVGPRPPLPEEVDRYDEVALRRLAVKPGITGLWQVSGRSDLSWDETLALDLRYVDNWSLAGDLEVMSRTLRAVLDGRGAY, encoded by the coding sequence GTGCCCACCGCGGTGGTACTGCACGCGGGCGCGCAGCCGCACCCGCTGCTGTGCGGGCTGGCCGCCGCCGTGGCGTGGCCCGCGGTCCGGGCGGCGCGGCGGCGCTATGCGGCGGGCGCGCTCGGCGAGAGCCGCGGCAGCCGGCCGGTGCTCGGCGACTGGCTGGTCCTGCTCGGTGTGCTGGCGGTGCTGCGGACGGCGTTCGGCGAGACCGTCCCGGCGTCGTTCGCGCTCGCCGGGCTGGCCTGGGCGCCGCTGCTGACGGCGGTCTGCCGCAAGGTCACCTATCACCGGCTGATCGCCGCCCGCCGTGAGGCGCAGGCGGTGCGCCGGGTGCTGGTGATCGGCGAACCGGGCGCCGCCGACCATGTGGTGGGGCATCTGGCGGCCAGGACCGAGCACGCGTACGTGGTCGTCGGGGTGGTCCCGGTCGGCGGCGCGAAGCTGGAGTGCGGGGCGCCGGTGACCGAACGGCTCGGCGTCCTGGACCCGGCCGGGCCGCGGGACGACGCGGTGGTCGTCCTGCGGGCGGCCCGTGAGCACAGCGCGGAAATGGTGCTGGTGGCGCCAGGGGCGCGGCTGTCGGCCGAGCGGCTGCGCCGGCTGTCGTGGTGCCTGCACGACGAGGGGCTGCCGGTGGCGCTGCTGCCGGGCCTGGTCGATGTCCAGGTGCGCCGGGTCAGCCTCGACGCGCCCGCCGGGCTGGTGGTGCTGCACATCGCGCCGCCGGTCACCCGCGGGGTGCAGGTCGGCCTGAAAGCGGCGTTCGACAGGATCGGCGCGGCGTTCGGACTGCTGCTGCTGGCGCCGCTGTTCTGCGTGGTGGCGGCGACGATAAGGATCACTTCGCCGGGTCCCGCCTTCCACCGGCAGGTGCGCTGCGGCCAGCACCGTACGCCGTTCACCATGTGGAAGTTCCGCACGATGGTGGCGGACGCGGAGGCCCGCAAGGCGGAGTTGGAGCGTACGGGCGCGAACGAGCACGACGGGCTGATGTTCAAGATGCGCCGGGACCCGCGGGTGACCGCGGTGGGCCGGCTGCTGCGGCGCTGCTCGCTGGACGAACTGCCGCAGCTGGTCAATGTGCTGCGCGGCGAGATGTCACTGGTCGGCCCGCGCCCGCCGCTGCCGGAGGAGGTCGACCGCTACGACGAGGTGGCGCTGCGGCGGCTCGCGGTCAAGCCGGGCATCACCGGCCTGTGGCAGGTCAGCGGGCGCTCGGACCTGTCGTGGGACGAGACACTGGCGCTCGACCTGCGCTATGTGGACAACTGGTCGCTGGCCGGCGACCTGGAGGTCATGTCCCGCACCCTGCGGGCCGTGCTCGACGGCCGCGGGGCGTACTAG